In Pedobacter africanus, a single window of DNA contains:
- a CDS encoding Rossmann-fold NAD(P)-binding domain-containing protein, whose amino-acid sequence MKVVAYSIKSFEKEPLAIANRKRHDITLISNVLSVDSVSYAEGKEAVIVFEEDDLSAAVINSLADLGVKYIATRSTSAAHIDQDAAALRAIRIASVPLTALIGLNHTDMPMALAEETILNLDKWQNKRCLGNACVCSRACDQVKQTSSKNHNVQTHEH is encoded by the coding sequence ATGAAAGTAGTAGCGTATAGTATAAAGTCGTTCGAGAAAGAGCCCCTGGCAATAGCCAATCGTAAAAGACATGATATCACTTTAATATCTAATGTTTTAAGTGTTGACTCTGTAAGCTATGCTGAAGGTAAAGAGGCTGTAATCGTATTTGAAGAGGATGACCTATCGGCAGCTGTGATCAATAGCCTGGCCGATCTGGGTGTGAAATACATAGCTACACGTTCAACCTCCGCTGCACATATTGACCAGGACGCTGCGGCCCTCAGGGCTATCCGTATTGCGAGCGTCCCCTTAACTGCCCTGATTGGGCTTAACCACACCGATATGCCGATGGCATTGGCAGAGGAAACCATTCTGAACCTTGATAAATGGCAAAATAAACGTTGCCTGGGCAATGCCTGTGTCTGTTCAAGAGCATGCGATCAGGTAAAACAAACTTCATCAAAAAACCATAACGTTCAAACGCATGAACACTAA
- a CDS encoding PAS domain-containing sensor histidine kinase → MEQVRLLEAIIETAIDGIITIDTRGRIESLNPAALKLFGYGLDEVKGRNINMLMPEPDKSGHDGYLHRYQTTHEKRIIGIGREVRGLRKDGTTFPFRLAVSEVQYDDRIIYTGFIHDLSKEKEAEERLREYAAELEELVEERTKSLRKTVRALSEAKEEVSLSLEKEKELNQMKSRFVSMASHEFRTPLSSVQLSSSLIEKYAQPFNNKNITKHVGKIKNAVGNLTTILNDFLSLERLEAGIIEPTFAPFDLVKLSEEVTEEMQMIAKQEQHIIYQHTGLESMVNLDQNLIRNCMINLISNSIKYSGENTFIEFNTEINDKQCFITIKDNGIGIPESDQKHLFQPFFRANNTGNIPGTGLGLNIVLRYATLMQGNLHFESSINKATTFKLSFNK, encoded by the coding sequence ATGGAGCAAGTCCGATTATTAGAGGCCATTATAGAAACTGCTATCGATGGGATCATTACCATTGATACCCGTGGACGCATAGAAAGTCTGAATCCCGCTGCGCTAAAGCTTTTTGGTTATGGTCTGGATGAGGTAAAAGGCCGCAATATCAATATGCTCATGCCCGAGCCTGATAAAAGCGGGCATGACGGTTACCTGCATCGCTACCAGACTACACATGAAAAACGCATTATTGGCATCGGACGTGAGGTAAGGGGACTGCGTAAAGATGGAACTACCTTTCCTTTCCGACTTGCTGTAAGTGAAGTTCAATACGATGACCGTATCATTTATACCGGCTTTATACACGATCTTTCCAAAGAGAAAGAGGCGGAGGAGCGTTTACGAGAATATGCCGCCGAACTGGAGGAACTGGTAGAGGAGAGGACCAAATCATTGAGAAAAACAGTGCGGGCACTGAGTGAAGCCAAGGAAGAAGTGAGTTTGTCGCTGGAAAAGGAAAAAGAACTGAACCAGATGAAAAGCAGGTTTGTTTCTATGGCTTCCCATGAGTTCAGGACACCACTCAGTTCTGTACAGCTTTCTTCCTCGCTCATTGAAAAGTATGCGCAGCCTTTCAACAATAAGAACATTACCAAACATGTAGGGAAAATAAAGAATGCGGTTGGGAACCTGACCACTATACTGAACGACTTTTTATCGCTGGAAAGGCTGGAAGCCGGTATCATAGAACCGACTTTTGCACCCTTTGATCTGGTGAAGCTTTCAGAAGAAGTAACCGAAGAGATGCAGATGATTGCCAAACAGGAGCAGCACATCATTTATCAGCATACCGGCCTGGAAAGTATGGTAAACCTGGATCAGAACCTGATCCGGAACTGTATGATCAACCTGATCTCCAATTCCATCAAATATTCCGGAGAAAATACCTTCATAGAATTCAATACGGAGATTAATGATAAGCAATGCTTCATTACCATTAAAGACAATGGTATTGGTATACCGGAGTCTGACCAGAAACACCTGTTTCAGCCATTTTTCAGAGCCAACAATACCGGCAATATCCCTGGTACGGGGCTGGGCTTAAATATTGTACTCCGGTATGCTACGTTAATGCAGGGTAACCTCCATTTCGAAAGCAGCATTAACAAAGCAACAACCTTTAAACTTTCTTTTAACAAATAG
- a CDS encoding sialidase family protein — MKKISFIVLGLLGLLNACTTSPDATQVKGLSTPGIEATAPYFTTDHNGNAVLCWTEKDGGDSLYRLKYAVFDAEKNSFNTAVTVPASAGCSNSAESMGKIAFKADGTVFAVFSKRFPNEKNPYAGAIYYSLSDDAGKSWSPSRFLHSDTSHSYGRSFFDVATLKDGELAAIWLDGRYGKSIKGSALFFARTEKGKGFGADNCLDKGTCECCRTAIFTDDAGKIHLAYRSIMFPSALTAKQVRDMVYKVSADNGKTFTSARTISNDNWEIEGCPHSGPSLAADRKGLQVVWFTAGGGAGLYYSSAKNPESGFGRRTLLTTSGRHPQLVALSQDKAAMVCEEPISAEPDHKMNHSHGSMNMSHPPAGAAKIILSILKNGSLEKTVAVTEGKEADHHAVLIPVKEKILIAWVREQKPAAKLCYTLMNLNE, encoded by the coding sequence ATGAAGAAAATATCATTTATCGTGTTAGGCCTGCTGGGCCTGCTCAATGCCTGTACCACATCGCCAGATGCCACACAGGTAAAAGGGCTAAGCACCCCGGGCATTGAAGCTACTGCACCATACTTTACAACAGACCACAATGGAAACGCTGTGTTGTGCTGGACCGAAAAAGACGGCGGGGATTCATTGTACCGGCTGAAATATGCAGTCTTCGATGCAGAAAAAAATAGTTTTAATACAGCAGTTACTGTTCCCGCTTCGGCGGGCTGCAGTAATTCTGCCGAAAGCATGGGCAAAATTGCCTTTAAAGCTGATGGTACCGTTTTCGCCGTTTTTTCAAAACGTTTCCCTAACGAAAAGAACCCTTATGCTGGTGCCATATACTATAGCCTGTCCGACGATGCCGGAAAGAGCTGGTCGCCATCCCGTTTTTTACACAGCGATACCAGCCATAGCTATGGCCGTAGCTTCTTTGACGTCGCTACCTTAAAAGATGGGGAGCTCGCAGCCATCTGGCTGGATGGACGCTATGGAAAAAGTATAAAAGGCTCGGCATTGTTTTTTGCGCGTACGGAAAAGGGAAAGGGTTTCGGGGCCGACAACTGTTTGGATAAAGGTACCTGTGAGTGCTGTCGCACAGCTATATTTACCGACGATGCCGGCAAGATCCATCTTGCATACCGGAGCATCATGTTCCCTTCTGCACTTACAGCCAAACAGGTACGTGATATGGTGTACAAGGTGTCGGCAGATAACGGAAAAACCTTTACCTCAGCCAGAACGATCAGTAACGACAATTGGGAAATAGAAGGCTGTCCGCATTCCGGTCCATCACTGGCAGCAGATAGGAAGGGACTGCAGGTGGTATGGTTTACCGCTGGCGGAGGTGCAGGCCTGTACTATAGCTCAGCAAAAAATCCGGAATCAGGGTTTGGCAGGCGAACCCTGCTTACCACTTCCGGCAGGCACCCTCAGCTGGTTGCCCTTTCGCAGGACAAGGCGGCAATGGTTTGTGAAGAGCCCATTAGTGCAGAACCAGACCATAAAATGAACCATTCGCATGGCAGTATGAACATGAGCCATCCTCCCGCAGGAGCGGCAAAAATTATCTTAAGTATTTTAAAGAACGGCAGCCTCGAAAAAACAGTAGCTGTTACCGAAGGAAAGGAAGCAGACCATCACGCGGTTTTGATCCCTGTTAAGGAGAAGATCCTGATTGCCTGGGTAAGGGAACAAAAACCAGCAGCGAAACTATGTTATACCCTGATGAATTTAAACGAGTAA
- the metE gene encoding 5-methyltetrahydropteroyltriglutamate--homocysteine S-methyltransferase, translating to MLTNNLGYPRIGSKRELKKACEQYWSGNSSIQSLVQTGRDIRKHNWELQKAAGIDLIPSNDFSYYDQVLDLSLTVGAIPKRYHEVILNKGNSELDLYFAMARGYQKDGLDITAMEMTKWFDTNYHYIVPEFTKDQQFKLFSTKILDEYNEAKRLGINTKPVIIGPVSYLLLGKEKESGFERVDLVKNLLPVYLEILRKLEEQHVEWVQFDEPFLALDLTGKDKAAYAYVYAEIKKQFPKLKILLATYFGALKENTALAASLPVQAIHIDLVRSPEQLETVLADLPDQMKLSLGLVDGRNIWKNDFKASLSLIETALDRVKENRLIIGSSCSLIHSPCDLELENNDKVLTPEIKQWLSFARQKLDEIVSLKQIAANYPSAAAKLKENEAAHQSRKTSALIHKAFVKERLAAISVKDDQRGNPFALRQKLQQEALGLPLFPTTTIGSFPQTSEVRSWRARYKKGELSLAEYDALIEKETEETIRFQEEAGIDVLVHGEFERNDMVEYFGEQLAGFTFTKNGWVQSYGSRCVKPPVIYGDVYRPEPMTVRWSAYAQSLSKKWVKGMLTGPVTILQWSFVRNDQPRSETCTQIAFAIRDEVNDLEKAGIKIIQIDEPAIREGLPLRKSDWQEYLQWAVKAFRISASGVKDDTQIHTHMCYSEFNDIIQHIADMDADVITIECSRSQMELLDAFADFKYPNEIGPGVYDIHSPRVPAKEEMVALLEKARSVIPAAQLWVNPDCGLKTRHWAETKKALTEMVAAAKVLRESVEEAVTL from the coding sequence ATGCTAACAAACAATCTGGGCTACCCGCGCATTGGTAGCAAAAGAGAACTCAAAAAAGCCTGCGAGCAATATTGGTCAGGTAATTCTTCTATCCAAAGCCTGGTGCAAACTGGAAGGGACATCCGTAAACACAACTGGGAACTGCAAAAAGCCGCCGGGATTGACCTCATCCCATCCAACGATTTTTCGTATTACGACCAGGTGCTGGACCTTTCGCTCACTGTAGGCGCTATCCCTAAGCGTTACCATGAGGTGATCCTGAACAAGGGCAATTCTGAACTCGACCTGTATTTTGCAATGGCCAGGGGGTATCAGAAAGATGGACTGGACATTACTGCCATGGAAATGACCAAATGGTTTGACACCAATTACCATTACATTGTTCCGGAGTTTACAAAAGACCAGCAGTTTAAACTGTTTTCAACTAAAATCCTGGATGAATACAATGAGGCCAAAAGGCTGGGCATTAATACCAAACCGGTTATTATTGGCCCTGTTTCCTATTTGCTGCTGGGCAAGGAGAAAGAAAGTGGTTTTGAGCGCGTAGATCTGGTAAAAAATCTGCTTCCGGTATACCTGGAAATCCTCAGAAAACTGGAAGAACAACACGTGGAATGGGTACAGTTTGATGAGCCTTTTCTGGCCCTGGACCTTACAGGAAAAGACAAGGCAGCTTATGCTTACGTTTACGCCGAGATCAAAAAGCAGTTCCCCAAGCTGAAAATTTTACTGGCTACCTATTTTGGTGCGTTAAAGGAAAATACAGCACTTGCGGCCTCCCTGCCGGTACAAGCCATACACATAGACCTGGTACGCAGTCCGGAGCAGCTTGAAACTGTACTGGCCGATCTGCCAGATCAGATGAAACTTTCATTGGGACTGGTTGACGGACGTAATATCTGGAAGAATGATTTCAAGGCCAGCTTGTCATTAATTGAAACAGCATTGGATAGGGTAAAGGAAAACAGGTTGATTATCGGTTCGTCCTGCTCCCTGATCCATTCGCCATGCGACCTGGAGCTGGAAAACAATGATAAAGTCCTGACCCCCGAAATTAAGCAATGGCTTTCTTTTGCCCGGCAAAAGCTGGATGAAATAGTTAGCTTGAAGCAAATTGCTGCCAACTACCCCTCAGCAGCTGCTAAATTAAAAGAAAATGAAGCAGCACATCAAAGCAGGAAAACATCGGCCCTGATTCATAAAGCTTTTGTAAAGGAGCGGCTGGCAGCAATTTCAGTAAAAGACGATCAGCGCGGTAATCCCTTTGCCCTGCGCCAGAAATTGCAACAGGAGGCATTGGGACTGCCGTTGTTTCCTACAACAACCATAGGTTCTTTTCCGCAGACATCAGAGGTGCGCAGCTGGAGGGCCAGGTATAAAAAAGGAGAGCTGAGCCTTGCTGAATATGATGCACTGATTGAAAAGGAAACTGAAGAAACCATCCGTTTTCAGGAAGAAGCTGGGATTGACGTATTGGTACATGGCGAATTTGAACGCAACGATATGGTAGAGTACTTTGGGGAGCAGCTGGCCGGCTTTACCTTTACCAAAAATGGCTGGGTACAAAGCTATGGCAGCCGCTGTGTAAAACCACCGGTAATTTATGGGGATGTTTACCGTCCGGAGCCTATGACGGTACGCTGGTCGGCTTATGCACAATCGCTCAGCAAAAAATGGGTAAAAGGTATGCTTACCGGCCCTGTTACCATACTGCAATGGTCCTTTGTTCGTAACGACCAGCCCAGATCTGAAACCTGCACGCAGATTGCATTTGCCATCCGGGACGAGGTGAACGACCTGGAAAAAGCGGGAATTAAGATCATTCAGATTGATGAGCCCGCCATCCGGGAAGGCCTGCCGCTGCGCAAGTCCGATTGGCAGGAATACCTGCAATGGGCGGTCAAGGCTTTCCGTATTTCTGCAAGCGGGGTGAAAGACGATACCCAGATCCATACACACATGTGTTATTCGGAGTTTAACGACATCATTCAGCACATTGCCGATATGGATGCAGACGTGATCACCATAGAATGCTCGCGTTCCCAAATGGAATTGTTGGATGCATTTGCTGATTTTAAGTATCCGAATGAGATCGGTCCGGGTGTTTACGATATCCATTCTCCACGCGTACCCGCTAAAGAAGAAATGGTTGCCTTACTGGAAAAGGCCAGATCGGTTATCCCTGCGGCACAGCTGTGGGTAAACCCTGATTGCGGCTTAAAGACCAGGCACTGGGCTGAAACAAAAAAAGCTTTAACAGAAATGGTAGCTGCTGCAAAAGTACTGCGGGAATCTGTGGAAGAAGCTGTAACTTTGTAA
- a CDS encoding beta-ketoacyl-ACP synthase III, giving the protein MRIRKNAVITAVGGYVPDTVLSNHDLEKMVDTNNEWIVARTGIKERRIVNDPEIATSDMATYALKRLMEDGNVSPDEIDCVIVSTSTPDYVMVSTGSMVCEKAGLKNAWGIDTNAACSGFLYALTLGASMIESGRCKKVVVIGADKNSSIVNYTDRNTCILFGDGAGAVLLEQTEEPVGLMDSFFRTDGSGKENLIVTAGGSKFPASQATLDDKLHYVRQDGRVVFKAAIQGMTDTCNEVLKSNDLVSSQIDHLIPHQANLRIIQSVGEYLGLSAEQVKVNIHRYGNTTAATIPLCLWDFRDDFKYGDKMILTAFGAGFSWGATYLKWGTLREK; this is encoded by the coding sequence ATGAGAATAAGGAAAAATGCGGTGATTACCGCGGTTGGGGGTTATGTTCCGGATACGGTTTTAAGTAACCATGACCTCGAAAAAATGGTGGATACCAATAATGAATGGATTGTTGCCAGGACCGGGATAAAGGAGAGAAGGATTGTGAACGACCCTGAAATTGCAACCTCAGATATGGCGACTTACGCCCTTAAAAGACTGATGGAAGACGGTAATGTGAGTCCGGACGAAATTGATTGCGTGATCGTGTCTACCTCTACACCAGATTATGTAATGGTGAGCACGGGTAGCATGGTGTGTGAGAAGGCGGGGCTAAAAAATGCCTGGGGTATTGATACCAATGCTGCCTGCAGTGGTTTTTTATATGCCCTTACGCTCGGTGCCAGCATGATTGAAAGCGGCCGTTGTAAAAAAGTAGTCGTGATCGGGGCCGATAAAAACAGCTCAATTGTAAACTATACAGACCGCAATACCTGCATCCTTTTTGGAGATGGTGCCGGCGCAGTTTTACTGGAGCAGACCGAAGAGCCGGTAGGCTTAATGGACAGCTTTTTCAGAACAGATGGCTCTGGTAAAGAAAATCTGATCGTTACTGCCGGGGGCTCTAAATTCCCGGCTTCACAGGCTACGCTCGATGATAAACTGCATTATGTGCGTCAGGATGGCCGCGTGGTATTTAAGGCTGCCATTCAGGGTATGACAGATACCTGCAATGAGGTGCTGAAATCGAACGACCTGGTGAGTTCACAGATCGACCACCTGATTCCGCACCAGGCAAACCTAAGGATTATTCAATCTGTAGGAGAATACCTGGGTTTATCTGCCGAACAGGTTAAAGTAAACATTCATCGTTATGGAAATACCACCGCTGCCACTATTCCGTTGTGCCTATGGGATTTTAGAGATGATTTTAAATACGGTGATAAAATGATATTGACTGCATTTGGCGCTGGTTTCTCCTGGGGGGCAACTTACCTGAAGTGGGGCACACTCAGAGAGAAGTAG
- a CDS encoding response regulator, which yields MKTTTILIIEDNEDIRESTAEILELAGYEVLQAKNGRMGVEMATIHLPDLILCDIMMPELDGYGVLYLLNKNAGTAATPFIFLTAKAERIDMRKGMEMGADDYLTKPFDDVELLNAIESRLNKKDKQEQFYSQSLDKLSHLLSGTSGIEELQKVIAERKVRNVKKRQVIYYDGDAVSGIYLVLSGKVKTLKLTEDGRELLTGIYTADQYFGIPALLSHEPYAETAEALEDTTVCLLPREMVEELLDKYPDVARQFIQILSNDLLDKEEQLLQLAYHSVRKRMAEVLIRLCKQEKEAAVSNLKVSRDNLAAMAGMATETVSRILSDFKDEAIIERKGSQIIILDEQKLRNMKN from the coding sequence ATGAAGACGACTACGATACTGATTATAGAAGATAACGAAGACATTAGAGAAAGTACCGCTGAAATACTGGAACTTGCCGGTTACGAAGTGTTGCAGGCGAAGAATGGTAGGATGGGGGTTGAAATGGCTACGATACACCTGCCGGACCTTATCCTTTGCGATATCATGATGCCCGAGCTTGATGGCTATGGGGTATTGTACCTGCTGAACAAAAATGCGGGTACTGCAGCTACACCATTTATATTTCTGACGGCAAAGGCAGAACGGATCGACATGAGAAAAGGCATGGAAATGGGCGCAGATGATTACCTGACCAAGCCTTTTGATGATGTGGAGCTGCTCAACGCCATTGAAAGCCGTCTGAATAAAAAAGACAAACAGGAACAGTTTTATAGCCAGTCGCTCGACAAACTCAGCCATCTCCTCAGCGGTACTTCGGGCATAGAAGAACTTCAGAAAGTGATTGCAGAGCGTAAGGTGCGCAATGTCAAAAAAAGACAGGTTATTTATTACGATGGTGATGCTGTTTCGGGGATATACCTGGTACTGAGTGGAAAGGTGAAAACTTTGAAATTAACTGAGGATGGCCGGGAATTACTGACAGGGATCTATACCGCCGATCAGTATTTCGGCATTCCGGCCCTGTTGAGTCATGAGCCCTATGCCGAAACTGCTGAAGCCCTGGAAGACACCACCGTATGCCTGCTGCCGAGGGAAATGGTAGAAGAACTGCTGGATAAATATCCTGATGTAGCCAGACAGTTTATCCAAATCCTGTCAAATGACCTGCTGGACAAGGAAGAGCAACTGCTGCAGCTGGCCTATCATTCCGTAAGGAAAAGGATGGCTGAAGTGCTGATCCGCCTCTGTAAACAGGAAAAGGAAGCTGCGGTTTCAAACTTAAAGGTATCGAGAGATAATCTTGCCGCAATGGCAGGCATGGCCACAGAAACTGTGAGCCGCATACTGAGCGATTTCAAAGACGAAGCTATCATCGAAAGAAAAGGCAGTCAGATCATCATCCTTGATGAACAGAAACTGCGGAACATGAAAAACTGA
- a CDS encoding TonB-dependent receptor: MNPLRYLILSIGLVMLFLQTNAQKQVVNGHVYDSQTRQPLAGVMLFNVEALELTKSDAKGFFEIAALQPDGKFTAVLPGYRTQLVKISGHENELNIQLEADGLSLNEVRVAGYNENKTNKETAGSIALITARDINRGNAVSLQPALNAIPGVRMDQSTLSEARISIRGNGVRAAYGVRSVKIYVNEIPVTEADGTTRIEALDVNSIGRAEVIKGPASSIYGAGTAGVINFQLQRAPYQEQSLEASGLVGAYGLHRLATTYRSGGDKVNSYVSYGWQEYDGYRKHSNDMRRFLTGNFQLFPSDKRIITLMLNRTTQHSQIPGSLTADQVVADPLQANTTNLDKAAGRYQTWTRIGLGQQYRFNDKFSNSTSVFTYFYDLDHPLPYAYIRNFYQSYGGRTRFSYDPGITLLPTRFTIGAEFNEGLTKGTQYVNTQGKEGAINANIDYRNRQYSLFYQSETNLGPKTSLILGLSYNSMRYAVNDYLKQQQSGVKKFDPQATPRIALSHTFSDALSLHASVSSGFSPPSSSEIKNVDGTINPKLQAEKAMNYELNAKGNVLRSRLAYDLAVFKMDMKGELIAQSVQQGITIYNNAGKTSHNGVELALSYQVLKADDGAEIVSLRPFAALTYSDFKFKDYQTLNAQGQVSATYDGNKLTGIAPWVLNAGLDLETKTGIYFYGNYFYSDRLPLNDANLIYNPSYQVLNAKLGYKKQVLKYLELNAYAGLDNILNKSYSSIVSLNAVGYGGAQPAYFNPSPKRNGYGGLNIKYLF; encoded by the coding sequence ATGAACCCTTTAAGATATTTAATTCTATCCATAGGGCTGGTCATGCTTTTTTTGCAGACGAATGCCCAAAAACAGGTCGTAAATGGCCACGTATATGATTCCCAGACCCGGCAGCCACTGGCCGGGGTCATGCTTTTCAATGTAGAAGCCCTGGAACTGACAAAGTCGGACGCCAAAGGCTTTTTTGAGATAGCCGCACTGCAGCCAGATGGTAAATTTACCGCTGTGCTGCCAGGGTACAGGACCCAGTTGGTAAAAATATCCGGACACGAAAATGAGCTCAACATACAGCTGGAGGCTGATGGTTTGAGCCTGAATGAGGTGCGGGTGGCCGGCTATAACGAAAACAAAACCAATAAGGAAACGGCAGGTAGTATTGCCCTGATTACCGCAAGGGACATTAATCGTGGAAACGCAGTTTCCTTACAGCCGGCACTAAATGCGATTCCGGGTGTACGCATGGACCAGAGTACGCTTTCAGAGGCCCGGATTTCCATTCGTGGAAACGGCGTGCGCGCAGCATATGGTGTCCGGAGTGTGAAGATCTATGTGAACGAAATTCCGGTTACCGAGGCAGATGGTACTACCCGTATTGAAGCACTGGATGTAAATAGTATTGGGAGGGCCGAAGTGATTAAAGGCCCGGCATCAAGTATTTATGGGGCAGGAACTGCAGGCGTGATCAACTTCCAGCTACAGCGTGCACCTTACCAGGAACAGAGCCTGGAGGCATCAGGCCTGGTAGGCGCCTATGGCTTACACCGCCTGGCCACTACCTATCGCAGCGGGGGCGACAAAGTAAATAGTTATGTCTCTTATGGCTGGCAGGAATATGATGGCTACCGTAAGCATAGCAACGACATGCGCCGGTTCCTGACCGGTAACTTCCAGCTTTTTCCGAGCGACAAGCGCATCATCACCCTAATGCTGAACAGGACTACCCAGCACTCCCAGATCCCTGGATCGCTCACTGCAGATCAGGTAGTGGCCGATCCCCTGCAGGCAAATACAACCAATCTGGATAAAGCGGCAGGGAGGTATCAGACCTGGACCCGCATTGGTTTGGGGCAGCAATACCGTTTCAACGACAAGTTCTCCAATTCAACAAGTGTATTTACCTATTTTTACGATCTGGATCACCCGCTTCCATATGCCTACATCCGGAATTTTTACCAGAGCTATGGCGGCCGGACCCGTTTTAGCTATGACCCGGGTATTACACTGTTGCCTACCCGCTTTACCATAGGTGCAGAATTTAATGAGGGCCTAACCAAAGGCACACAATACGTAAACACCCAGGGCAAAGAAGGGGCCATAAACGCTAACATCGATTATCGGAACAGACAATATTCACTTTTCTATCAGTCGGAAACCAATCTCGGACCGAAAACCAGCTTAATCCTGGGCCTCAGCTACAACAGCATGCGTTATGCGGTGAACGATTATTTAAAGCAGCAGCAAAGCGGCGTTAAAAAGTTTGATCCACAGGCCACACCCCGTATTGCACTGAGCCATACCTTTAGCGATGCTCTTAGCCTGCACGCCAGTGTAAGTTCTGGCTTCTCTCCGCCATCCAGCTCCGAGATCAAGAATGTAGATGGAACCATCAACCCAAAACTACAGGCAGAAAAGGCCATGAATTATGAACTGAACGCCAAAGGAAATGTACTGCGGTCCAGACTGGCCTACGATCTCGCTGTCTTTAAAATGGACATGAAAGGCGAATTGATTGCGCAGTCTGTACAACAGGGTATTACGATTTACAACAATGCCGGAAAAACCAGCCACAATGGTGTAGAGCTTGCTTTGTCATACCAGGTGTTAAAAGCTGATGATGGAGCTGAAATTGTAAGTCTGCGTCCTTTTGCTGCGCTGACCTATTCCGATTTCAAGTTTAAAGATTACCAGACCCTGAATGCACAAGGCCAGGTTAGCGCTACTTATGACGGTAATAAGCTGACCGGTATTGCACCTTGGGTGCTCAATGCGGGTTTAGACCTGGAAACAAAAACCGGGATTTACTTTTATGGCAATTACTTTTATAGCGACCGTCTGCCATTGAATGATGCCAATCTGATTTATAATCCCTCATATCAGGTACTGAATGCAAAACTTGGATACAAAAAGCAAGTGTTAAAATACCTTGAACTGAATGCTTATGCCGGTTTAGACAATATCCTCAATAAAAGCTACAGTTCCATAGTTTCTTTAAATGCTGTGGGATATGGAGGGGCACAGCCGGCCTATTTTAATCCATCTCCAAAACGGAACGGTTACGGAGGATTGAATATTAAATATTTATTTTAA
- a CDS encoding SCO family protein, translating into MKAALILSFLLSATLYSCHNKPKRLPFLQMEVQEKVVDGKTRTDTLFRTIPAFKLLNQDSAVVTEKDFDGHIYVADFFFTSCPTICPVMHRNLLKVYKKYLGNPEVKLASHTIDVKYDTPSRMKAYATKLGIKGTQWEYLWGTRDEIYALAERNYLVSAQEDKNAPGGFIHQGYLVLVDKEKRIRGAYDGTQDKEVAQLMKDMDVLLAEYQQR; encoded by the coding sequence ATGAAAGCTGCATTAATATTGAGTTTCTTGCTGTCTGCCACCCTTTATAGCTGCCATAACAAACCCAAACGTCTTCCATTTTTACAAATGGAGGTCCAGGAGAAAGTGGTCGATGGTAAAACACGTACCGATACCTTGTTCAGGACAATTCCTGCCTTTAAGCTTTTAAACCAGGACAGTGCCGTGGTTACAGAGAAGGATTTTGACGGGCACATTTATGTGGCCGATTTCTTTTTTACTTCTTGCCCGACCATTTGTCCGGTTATGCACCGGAACCTGCTCAAAGTGTATAAAAAATACCTGGGCAATCCGGAAGTGAAACTGGCCTCGCATACGATTGACGTAAAATATGATACGCCTTCAAGGATGAAAGCCTATGCTACCAAGCTTGGCATCAAAGGTACCCAATGGGAATACCTCTGGGGTACCAGGGACGAGATCTATGCCCTGGCCGAGCGCAATTACCTGGTTTCGGCCCAGGAAGACAAGAACGCACCCGGGGGTTTCATTCACCAGGGCTACCTGGTACTGGTAGACAAGGAAAAACGCATCCGCGGAGCGTATGACGGCACTCAGGATAAAGAGGTGGCCCAGCTGATGAAAGATATGGATGTGCTGCTGGCGGAATACCAACAGCGATAA
- a CDS encoding acyl-CoA thioesterase: MTIEDKIQESETRIFKAVFPNTTNHYDTLFGGTAMHMMDEVAFITATRFSRQRMVTVSSDRIDFNKPIPAGTIVELIGRVSHIGNTSLKVKVEIYIEQMYSDIREKAVTGEFSFVAIDEHKKPVPVFRG; the protein is encoded by the coding sequence ATGACAATAGAAGATAAAATACAGGAATCCGAGACCCGGATTTTTAAAGCAGTTTTTCCAAATACAACCAACCATTATGATACGCTGTTCGGTGGCACGGCCATGCACATGATGGATGAAGTGGCCTTTATTACCGCGACCAGGTTTAGCAGACAGCGTATGGTTACGGTAAGCAGCGACAGGATAGATTTCAATAAGCCGATTCCTGCAGGTACCATTGTAGAGCTCATTGGCAGGGTAAGCCACATTGGCAATACCAGTTTGAAGGTAAAGGTAGAGATCTATATCGAACAAATGTATTCAGACATCAGAGAAAAAGCCGTAACCGGCGAATTCTCTTTTGTGGCCATAGATGAGCATAAGAAGCCTGTTCCTGTTTTCAGGGGATAG